The Saccopteryx leptura isolate mSacLep1 chromosome 2, mSacLep1_pri_phased_curated, whole genome shotgun sequence genome has a window encoding:
- the LOC136392299 gene encoding uncharacterized protein, whose protein sequence is MSKDTELVCREAGGHLLKPMPPACGVHPHVPPESAHQPPSMFHPSQLTSPHVPPESAHQPPCSTRVSSPAPVFHPSQLTSLRVPPESAHQPPCSTRVSSPAPMFHPSQLTSLRVPPESAHQPPCSTRVSSPAPVFHPSQLTSPRVPPESAHQPPCSTRVSSPASLHVPPESAHQPPCSTRVSSPAPVFHPSQLTSPRVPPESAHQPPCSTRVSSPAPVFHPSQLTSPRVPPESAHQPPCSIRVSSPAPVFHLSQLTSPRVPPESAHQPPSMFHPSQLTSLRVPPESAHQPPCSTRVSSPAPVFHPSQLTSPRVPPESAHQPPCSTRVSSPAPVFHPSQLTSPRVPPESAHQPPCSTRVSSPAPVFHPSQLTSPRVPPESAHQPPCSTRVSSPASMFHPSQLTSPGTGAAMVSHHCVSRT, encoded by the exons ATGTCCAAGGACACAGAGCTGGTCTGCAGAGAAGCCGGAG GGCATCTGTTGAAGCCTATGCCCCCAGCCTGTGGTGTTCACCCCCATGTTCCACCCGAGTCAGCTCACCAGCCTCCTTCCATGTTCCACCCGAGTCAGCTCACCAGCCCCCATGTTCCACCCGAGTCAGCTCACCAGCCCCCATGTTCCACCCGAGTCAGCTCACCAGCCCCCGTGTTCCACCCGAGTCAGCTCACCAGCCTCCGTGTTCCACCCGAGTCCGCTCACCAGCCCCCGTGTTCCACCCGAGTCAGCTCACCAGCCCCCATGTTCCACCCGAGTCAGCTCACCAGCCTCCGTGTTCCACCCGAGTCCGCTCACCAGCCCCCGTGTTCCACCCGAGTCAGCTCACCAGCCCCCGTGTTCCATCCGAGTCAGCTCACCAGCCCCCGTGTTCCACCTGAGTCAGCTCACCAGCCCCCGTGTTCCACCCGAGTCAGCTCACCAGCCTCCCTCCATGTTCCACCCGAGTCAGCTCACCAGCCTCCGTGTTCCACCCGAGTCAGCTCACCAGCCCCCGTGTTCCACCCGAGTCAGCTCACCAGCCCCCGTGTTCCACCCGAGTCAGCTCACCAGCCTCCGTGTTCCACCCGAGTCAGCTCACCAGCCCCCGTGTTCCACCCGAGTCAGCTCACCAGCCCCCGTGTTCCACCCGAGTCAGCTCACCAGCCCCCGTGTTCCATCCGAGTCAGCTCACCAGCCCCCGTGTTCCACCTGAGTCAGCTCACCAGCCCCCGTGTTCCACCCGAGTCAGCTCACCAGCCTCCCTCCATGTTCCACCCGAGTCAGCTCACCAGCCTCCGTGTTCCACCCGAGTCAGCTCACCAGCCCCCGTGTTCCACCCGAGTCAGCTCACCAGCCCCCGTGTTCCACCCGAGTCAGCTCACCAGCCCCCGTGTTCCACCCGAGTCAGCTCACCAGCCCCCGTGTTCCACCCGAGTCAGCTCACCAGCCCCCGTGTTCCACCCGAGTCAGCTCACCAGCCCCCGTGTTCCACCCGAGTCAGCTCACCAGCCCCCGTGTTCCACCCGAGTCAGCTCACCAGCCCCCGTGTTCCACCCGAGTCAGCTCACCAGCCCCCGTGTTCCACCCGAGTCAGCTCACCAGCCCCCGTGTTCCACCCGAGTCAGCTCACCAGCCTCCATGTTCCACCCGAGTCAGCTCACCAGCCCGGGCACCGGGGCTGCCATGGTTTCCCACCACTGCGTCTCCAGGACGTGA